One genomic segment of Arthrobacter sp. zg-Y1110 includes these proteins:
- a CDS encoding shikimate kinase, producing MSPRSDRSSGLDRHLVLMGFMAAGKSVVGRGFAARQGMPFLDTDEAVVARYGPIAGIFSAYGEHYFREVEARTVAAALEARVPTVISLGGGAVLDSGTQQLLGRATVVFLDTDLATVLPRITRAGHRPLLAPDPVRRWQELADIRRPIYESLADITIDTRGLTVPAIIDRLTSVLIKGED from the coding sequence ATGTCCCCTAGGAGCGACAGGTCCAGCGGGCTCGACCGGCACCTGGTCCTGATGGGCTTTATGGCGGCCGGGAAGTCGGTCGTCGGACGCGGGTTCGCTGCCCGCCAGGGAATGCCCTTCCTGGACACGGACGAGGCCGTCGTGGCACGGTACGGTCCCATTGCCGGCATTTTCAGCGCGTACGGTGAGCACTATTTCCGCGAGGTCGAAGCGCGGACCGTTGCCGCTGCCCTTGAAGCCCGCGTGCCCACCGTGATTTCCCTGGGCGGAGGCGCCGTGCTGGACTCGGGGACCCAGCAACTGCTCGGCCGCGCCACTGTAGTGTTTCTGGATACGGACCTTGCCACCGTGCTTCCACGGATCACCCGTGCAGGCCACCGTCCCCTGCTCGCACCGGACCCGGTCCGGCGCTGGCAGGAACTGGCGGACATCCGCCGTCCCATATACGAATCCCTGGCCGACATCACCATTGACACCAGGGGACTTACCGTTCCGGCCATTATTGACCGGCTGACTTCCGTCCTCATCAAAGGAGAAGACTAG
- the aroC gene encoding chorismate synthase: protein MLRWLTAGESHGPALVGIVEGVPAGVEVDSTLISAALARRRLGYGRGARMKFEQDAVRILGGVRHGKTQGGPVAIEIGNTEWPKWEQVMAADPVDPAVLANSARNAPLTRPRPGHADFTGMQKYGFDEARPVLERASARETATRVALGAVASAFLKQLGIELVSHTVGIAGVMAPGDSALPLPADVDALDADPMRCFDAGVSAAMVAEVDAAHKEGETLGGVVEVLAYGLPPGLGSYVHWDRRLDARIAGALMGIQAIKGVEVGDGFLTATRRGSAAHDEILQDAEGRVVRSSNRAGGIEGGMSIGELLRVRAAMKPIATVPRALRTVDVSTSEPARAHHQRSDVCAVPAAGVVAEAMVALVLAEAVIEKFGGDSVPETARNLHAYLAAIPQPLESAGTDVP, encoded by the coding sequence ATGTTGCGTTGGTTGACCGCCGGTGAGTCCCATGGCCCTGCTTTGGTTGGAATTGTTGAAGGTGTCCCTGCCGGAGTGGAGGTGGACAGCACCCTCATCTCCGCTGCTCTTGCCCGTCGCCGCCTCGGTTACGGCCGCGGCGCCCGAATGAAATTTGAACAGGATGCCGTGCGCATCCTGGGCGGCGTCCGCCACGGCAAGACCCAGGGCGGCCCGGTCGCCATCGAGATCGGCAACACCGAATGGCCCAAGTGGGAACAGGTGATGGCTGCCGATCCGGTGGATCCGGCGGTCCTGGCCAACTCTGCACGCAATGCGCCCCTCACCCGTCCCCGTCCTGGGCATGCTGATTTCACCGGTATGCAGAAGTACGGTTTCGACGAAGCCCGTCCCGTCCTTGAACGCGCCAGCGCAAGGGAAACCGCCACCCGCGTGGCGCTTGGCGCCGTCGCCTCTGCCTTCCTGAAGCAGCTGGGCATTGAACTGGTCAGCCACACCGTGGGCATCGCCGGTGTGATGGCGCCGGGCGACTCGGCCTTGCCGCTCCCGGCCGACGTCGACGCGCTCGACGCCGACCCGATGCGCTGCTTCGATGCAGGCGTCTCGGCGGCCATGGTGGCCGAAGTCGATGCCGCGCACAAGGAGGGCGAGACGCTCGGGGGAGTGGTGGAGGTGCTGGCCTACGGCCTGCCGCCGGGACTGGGCAGCTACGTTCATTGGGACCGCCGGCTGGACGCCCGCATCGCCGGCGCCCTGATGGGCATCCAGGCCATCAAGGGCGTGGAAGTAGGGGACGGTTTCCTCACTGCCACCCGCCGCGGCTCCGCTGCCCACGACGAAATCCTGCAGGACGCCGAGGGCCGCGTGGTCCGATCAAGCAACCGCGCCGGAGGCATCGAAGGGGGCATGAGCATCGGCGAACTGCTGCGGGTACGTGCCGCAATGAAACCCATTGCCACCGTGCCGCGGGCGCTGCGCACCGTTGACGTGAGTACTTCCGAACCGGCCCGGGCCCACCACCAGCGGTCGGATGTCTGCGCGGTCCCCGCTGCCGGCGTGGTTGCCGAAGCCATGGTGGCGCTGGTCCTGGCCGAAGCCGTGATCGAGAAGTTCGGCGGCGATTCCGTGCCCGAAACTGCACGGAACCTGCACGCCTACCTGGCCGCCATTCCGCAGCCGCTGGAATCCGCCGGTACCGATGTCCCCTAG
- a CDS encoding shikimate dehydrogenase, with product MDSAPRRAAVLGHPISHSQSPRLHQAAYNHLGFDCSYEAIDLRVEEAAGFAASLRGQEGWTGLSVTMPLKAVMAEEMDEVGPLVKALGVLNTVTFSRTGSRTVLTGHNTDVAGIVGALRYAGVGSGARAVVLGAGGTACAAVAALARLDPSETVVCARRFPVPAPGQAGVLEAGHATGVAVHPRPWEEAATACEAADVVICTLPPHGADGLADAISEVRQDAILLDAAYDPWPSRIASVWSGFGGTVVPGIEMLLYQAVEQVKLFTGDAFFDEPGVINAMCDAVRIPRR from the coding sequence GTGGATAGCGCCCCGCGGCGCGCAGCCGTGCTGGGGCATCCGATCAGCCATTCCCAGTCACCCCGGCTGCACCAGGCCGCGTACAACCATCTGGGGTTCGACTGCAGCTACGAGGCGATAGACCTCCGTGTTGAGGAGGCCGCGGGATTCGCGGCCTCCCTCCGCGGGCAGGAGGGCTGGACCGGTCTGTCCGTCACTATGCCGCTGAAGGCCGTCATGGCGGAGGAGATGGACGAGGTCGGGCCGCTGGTGAAGGCGCTCGGAGTGCTGAACACCGTGACCTTCTCCCGGACAGGCTCCCGCACGGTCCTGACCGGCCACAACACCGATGTGGCCGGCATTGTCGGCGCCCTGCGGTACGCCGGAGTCGGTTCCGGAGCGCGGGCCGTGGTGCTTGGCGCGGGCGGAACCGCGTGCGCCGCTGTTGCGGCACTGGCGCGGCTGGACCCGTCCGAAACGGTGGTCTGCGCCCGACGCTTCCCGGTACCTGCCCCCGGGCAGGCAGGGGTGCTGGAGGCAGGCCACGCAACCGGCGTTGCCGTGCACCCGCGGCCGTGGGAGGAGGCAGCCACAGCCTGCGAGGCGGCCGACGTCGTAATCTGCACGCTGCCGCCGCACGGTGCAGACGGCCTCGCGGACGCAATCTCCGAAGTCCGGCAGGACGCCATCCTCCTGGATGCCGCGTACGACCCATGGCCAAGCCGGATCGCGTCCGTCTGGTCCGGGTTCGGCGGAACGGTGGTGCCGGGCATCGAGATGCTGCTTTACCAGGCCGTGGAGCAGGTAAAACTGTTTACCGGGGACGCGTTCTTCGACGAACCCGGCGTCATAAACGCCATGTGTGACGCTGTGCGAATCCCGCGGCGCTGA
- the mltG gene encoding endolytic transglycosylase MltG, giving the protein MSHRYPEYPAMAEPDRRPRQGGSHELPVGVFFEEPSDLPSRRSQRPSREKQRRRRRRTIIMVTVLAVFAGVVFGLIMFLRDLLGMNEIQDYEGAGNGTVAFTVAEGDGPLLIGGKLEAEDIVATSKEFVNAFTAQSDGREIQPGTYEMKYQMSSSAAVDALLGDGGSQVHYAAVARDLRQGEVFEVLNTSTRIPLSEFQALAADPQQFGLPEEAVSLEGYLHPGEYRFDVEKDATEIITEMVDNTFAELEAAGITDPAEQYRILTKASIIQAEAGEADYGAVAGSIENRLGPDNKETNGLIQSDATVTYGLNRKSYELTAEEKADKSNPYNTYANPGLPVGPIGSPSREAIEAAANPDDVPYYYWVTVNLDSGETKFSSTLAEHAKYVEEYQNWCSTQKAGRCG; this is encoded by the coding sequence GTGAGCCACAGATATCCCGAGTACCCGGCCATGGCGGAGCCTGACCGCAGGCCCCGACAGGGCGGCAGTCATGAACTCCCCGTGGGCGTGTTCTTTGAGGAGCCCTCGGACCTTCCCAGCCGCAGGAGCCAGCGGCCGAGCCGTGAAAAGCAGCGCCGCCGCCGTCGCCGCACCATCATCATGGTCACCGTGCTGGCCGTGTTCGCAGGCGTGGTTTTCGGCCTCATCATGTTCCTGCGGGACCTGCTGGGCATGAACGAGATCCAGGACTACGAGGGTGCAGGCAACGGCACCGTGGCGTTCACCGTGGCAGAAGGTGACGGCCCGCTGCTGATCGGCGGAAAGCTCGAAGCCGAAGACATCGTCGCCACGTCCAAGGAATTCGTCAACGCCTTCACCGCCCAGTCGGACGGACGGGAAATCCAGCCCGGGACGTACGAAATGAAATACCAGATGTCCTCCTCCGCTGCCGTGGATGCCCTGCTCGGGGACGGCGGCAGCCAGGTGCATTACGCGGCAGTGGCACGCGACCTGCGCCAGGGCGAGGTCTTCGAAGTCCTGAATACCTCCACCCGGATCCCGCTTTCTGAGTTCCAGGCCTTGGCCGCGGACCCGCAGCAGTTCGGCCTGCCGGAGGAAGCAGTAAGCCTTGAAGGCTACCTGCATCCGGGCGAATACCGGTTCGACGTCGAAAAGGACGCCACCGAGATCATCACCGAGATGGTGGATAACACGTTCGCTGAACTCGAAGCGGCCGGTATTACCGATCCCGCCGAGCAGTACCGGATCCTGACCAAGGCCAGCATCATCCAGGCCGAGGCCGGGGAGGCTGACTACGGTGCCGTCGCCGGCTCCATCGAGAACCGGTTGGGCCCGGACAACAAGGAAACCAACGGGCTGATCCAGTCCGATGCCACGGTGACGTACGGCCTGAACCGCAAGAGCTATGAACTCACCGCGGAGGAAAAGGCGGACAAATCCAACCCGTACAACACCTACGCCAACCCCGGCCTGCCCGTCGGTCCCATCGGTTCCCCGAGCCGGGAGGCCATTGAGGCAGCGGCCAACCCTGATGACGTCCCGTACTACTACTGGGTCACCGTCAACCTGGACAGCGGCGAAACCAAGTTCTCCTCCACCCTCGCCGAGCACGCCAAGTACGTCGAGGAATACCAGAACTGGTGCAGTACCCAAAAAGCCGGGCGGTGTGGTTAG
- the ruvX gene encoding Holliday junction resolvase RuvX, with protein sequence MSGLHGVKLGVDVGLVRVGLAASDPDGVLAMPVRTLKRDAKKNSDIRVVVREAAERGAVEVFVGLPRSLGGGETASTQMARDYAQALVRALADAGQEQQVRLVDERLTTVSAHRSLREAGMNSRNHRTVVDQAAAVAILQQSIDTQRSLNRDVGELVTLRRPRRESGGVPAPTEEFEISQDIERESGNTP encoded by the coding sequence TTGAGTGGTCTGCACGGGGTGAAGCTGGGTGTCGACGTCGGCCTGGTTCGGGTCGGCCTCGCCGCCAGCGACCCCGACGGCGTCCTGGCCATGCCGGTCAGGACGCTGAAGCGGGACGCGAAGAAGAACAGCGACATCCGCGTGGTGGTCCGGGAAGCTGCGGAGCGGGGTGCCGTCGAAGTGTTTGTCGGCCTGCCCCGCAGCCTGGGCGGCGGCGAAACCGCCTCCACCCAGATGGCCCGGGACTACGCGCAGGCGCTGGTCCGGGCCCTGGCCGACGCCGGCCAGGAACAGCAGGTGCGGTTGGTGGACGAACGCCTGACTACGGTCTCCGCGCACCGTTCCCTGCGCGAAGCTGGAATGAACAGCCGGAATCACCGTACAGTGGTTGATCAAGCGGCTGCTGTAGCGATTCTGCAGCAGTCTATTGACACACAACGATCCCTGAACCGGGACGTAGGGGAGCTGGTTACACTGCGCCGGCCGCGCCGCGAAAGCGGCGGGGTGCCGGCCCCGACCGAGGAGTTCGAAATTTCGCAGGACATCGAGCGCGAAAGCGGTAATACGCCGTGA
- the alaS gene encoding alanine--tRNA ligase, producing MKSHEIARRWLDYFSDKGHTVVPSASLVSNDPSLLFTVAGMVPFIPYLTAREKAPYSRATSVQKCIRTADIEEVGKTARHGTFFQMAGNFSFGDYFKEEAITYAWELLTSDVEKGGYGLDPQRLWVTVYEDGDERDDEARAIWRDKIGIPNDRIIGTGKADNYWNTGQAGPGGPCSEIYYDRGPAYGQEGGPAVDETRYIEIWNLVFMQYQLSAVRSKTDFDVAGELPQKNIDTGLGLERLAMILQGVENMYETDQVRPVLDKAAELSGKTYTSSEDPSDPHHTDDVRMRVVADHIRSALMLISDGVSPSNEGRGYVLRRLIRRAVRAMRLLGVDTAVLPELLPVSRDAMKGTYPEVEADFARISRIAYAEEKAFLRTIASGTERLEEAVKVSKAAGAPLSGEEAFALHDTYGFPIDLTLEMAEEAGLKVDEAGFRSLMSEQRKRAQADARGKKHGHADMSVFNELLAAGSTVFTGYDELKTESKVRGIISGNSRVEYAGQGSEISLVLDSTPFYAEAGGQAADTGLITGDGFVLEVQDVQRPVKGLSVHKAIVREGEIAAGANVLAAVDAQRRHEAEQAHSGTHIVHAALHQILGPEALQRGSFNKAGYLRFDFSWGEGLSDAAKSEIEEVSNLAIRSNYQVETKVMSLADAKALGATALFGEAYGDTVRVVEMNGDWSRELCGGTHVASTSRIGSLTLLGEQSVGSGNRRVEAFVGMDAFRHLAAERALVNELSEMLKVPSVQLPDRLAATLAKLKSTEKELEKLRREQLAASAAALVGTAVDVDGVRLLAHNAGEVGGADDLRTLALDLRSRLGSEPAAVAVAGVSNNRPVVIVATNEGARGAGVKAGALVKVAAGVLGGGGGGKDDVAQGGGSDAGRIGAALTAIREAVAGRS from the coding sequence ATGAAGTCCCACGAGATTGCACGCCGCTGGCTGGATTACTTCAGCGATAAGGGACATACGGTGGTGCCCTCGGCGTCGCTCGTCTCCAACGATCCCTCGCTGCTGTTCACCGTGGCCGGCATGGTGCCGTTCATCCCTTACCTCACCGCCCGCGAAAAGGCGCCGTACAGCCGGGCAACCAGCGTGCAGAAGTGCATCCGCACCGCGGACATCGAAGAAGTGGGCAAGACCGCCCGCCACGGCACCTTCTTCCAGATGGCAGGCAACTTCTCCTTCGGTGACTACTTCAAGGAAGAAGCGATCACCTACGCCTGGGAACTGCTGACCTCCGACGTCGAGAAGGGCGGTTACGGGCTGGACCCGCAGCGGCTCTGGGTCACCGTTTACGAAGACGGCGACGAGCGCGACGACGAAGCGCGCGCCATCTGGCGGGACAAGATCGGCATCCCGAATGACCGCATCATCGGGACCGGCAAGGCAGACAACTACTGGAACACCGGACAGGCAGGCCCGGGCGGCCCCTGCTCCGAGATCTACTACGACCGCGGTCCGGCCTACGGCCAGGAGGGCGGCCCGGCAGTAGACGAGACGCGCTACATCGAGATCTGGAACCTGGTCTTTATGCAGTACCAGCTCTCCGCCGTGCGCTCCAAGACGGACTTCGACGTGGCCGGCGAACTGCCGCAGAAGAACATCGACACGGGTCTCGGCCTGGAGCGCCTGGCGATGATCCTGCAGGGCGTGGAGAACATGTACGAGACGGACCAGGTCCGTCCGGTGCTGGACAAGGCCGCCGAGCTCTCCGGCAAGACCTACACCAGCTCCGAAGACCCCTCGGACCCGCACCACACGGACGACGTCCGGATGCGCGTGGTGGCCGACCACATCCGCTCCGCCCTGATGTTGATTTCCGACGGCGTGAGCCCGTCCAACGAAGGCCGCGGCTACGTGCTGCGCCGCCTCATCCGCCGGGCCGTGCGCGCCATGCGCCTGCTGGGCGTGGACACCGCCGTGCTGCCCGAACTGCTGCCCGTCTCCCGCGACGCCATGAAGGGCACGTACCCCGAGGTTGAAGCCGACTTCGCCCGGATCAGCCGGATCGCCTATGCCGAGGAGAAGGCGTTCCTGCGCACCATCGCCTCCGGCACCGAGCGCCTGGAAGAGGCCGTCAAGGTTTCCAAGGCCGCCGGAGCTCCGTTGAGCGGCGAAGAAGCGTTTGCCCTGCACGACACCTACGGTTTCCCCATCGACCTCACGCTGGAAATGGCCGAGGAAGCGGGCCTGAAGGTCGACGAGGCCGGATTCCGCTCGCTGATGTCCGAGCAGCGCAAGCGCGCCCAGGCAGATGCCCGCGGGAAGAAGCACGGGCACGCCGATATGTCGGTGTTCAACGAACTGCTGGCCGCCGGCTCCACAGTATTCACCGGCTATGACGAGCTGAAGACCGAATCGAAGGTCCGCGGCATCATTTCGGGGAACTCCCGGGTGGAATACGCCGGGCAGGGTTCCGAAATCTCCCTGGTGCTGGACTCGACGCCGTTCTATGCCGAAGCGGGCGGGCAGGCCGCCGATACCGGCCTCATCACCGGTGACGGCTTCGTCCTCGAGGTGCAGGACGTCCAGCGCCCGGTCAAGGGGCTGAGCGTGCACAAGGCGATTGTCCGCGAAGGCGAGATCGCTGCCGGCGCCAACGTGCTGGCCGCCGTCGACGCCCAGCGCCGCCACGAGGCAGAGCAGGCGCACTCCGGCACGCACATCGTGCACGCGGCCCTGCACCAGATCCTCGGCCCGGAAGCGCTGCAGCGCGGCTCCTTCAACAAGGCCGGCTACCTGCGCTTCGACTTCTCCTGGGGCGAAGGTCTCTCCGACGCCGCGAAGTCCGAAATCGAAGAGGTCTCCAACCTCGCGATCCGCAGCAACTACCAGGTGGAGACCAAGGTCATGTCCCTGGCGGACGCCAAGGCACTGGGCGCCACCGCACTGTTCGGCGAAGCCTACGGTGACACCGTGCGGGTCGTGGAAATGAACGGCGACTGGTCCCGCGAACTCTGCGGCGGCACCCACGTGGCCTCGACTTCCCGCATCGGCAGCCTGACCCTGCTGGGCGAGCAGTCCGTCGGATCCGGCAACCGCCGGGTCGAAGCCTTCGTGGGCATGGACGCCTTCCGCCACCTCGCCGCCGAGCGCGCACTGGTGAATGAGCTGTCCGAGATGCTCAAGGTCCCTTCGGTGCAGCTGCCGGACCGCCTCGCTGCCACCCTGGCCAAGCTGAAGTCCACCGAGAAGGAACTCGAAAAGCTGCGCCGCGAGCAGCTGGCCGCTTCCGCCGCCGCCCTCGTAGGCACCGCAGTGGATGTAGACGGCGTCCGGCTCCTGGCCCACAATGCCGGCGAGGTCGGGGGAGCGGATGACCTGCGCACCTTGGCCCTTGACCTGCGTTCCCGCCTGGGCAGCGAACCCGCAGCGGTGGCTGTCGCCGGTGTCTCCAACAACCGTCCCGTAGTGATTGTCGCCACCAACGAAGGCGCCCGCGGCGCCGGCGTCAAGGCAGGTGCCCTCGTCAAGGTTGCCGCCGGCGTGCTTGGCGGCGGCGGCGGCGGCAAGGACGACGTCGCCCAGGGCGGCGGCTCCGATGCCGGCAGGATCGGAGCTGCCCTCACGGCGATCCGCGAAGCCGTGGCCGGGCGGAGCTGA
- a CDS encoding DUF948 domain-containing protein, which produces MSGGDIAGLIAAGVFAVLVALLAVPVWKLGKVFDEMRGAIRTLSEETTPLIDEVTTTVSTTNLQLQKVDGISSNVSDASANLSALSSLVAATVGSPLIKVSAFSYGVRSALASRRTAGRGRRSR; this is translated from the coding sequence ATGTCGGGTGGAGATATAGCCGGTCTGATCGCGGCCGGTGTGTTTGCCGTATTGGTCGCGTTGCTGGCCGTTCCCGTCTGGAAACTGGGGAAGGTCTTCGACGAGATGCGCGGCGCCATCCGTACGCTCAGCGAGGAGACCACTCCGCTGATCGACGAGGTCACCACCACGGTGTCCACCACCAACCTGCAGCTGCAGAAGGTGGACGGCATCTCCTCGAACGTTTCGGACGCATCGGCCAACTTGTCCGCTCTGTCCTCCCTGGTGGCCGCCACCGTGGGTTCCCCGCTGATCAAGGTCTCGGCGTTCAGCTACGGCGTACGTTCCGCCCTCGCCTCCCGCAGGACCGCCGGCCGTGGCCGGCGCAGCCGCTAA
- the rpsD gene encoding 30S ribosomal protein S4, translated as MANNTRARRQARASRALGIALTPKAAKYFERRPYPPGEHGRARRKQDSDYAVRLREKQRLRAQYGIREAQMTRVFEEARRTAGLTGENLIELLEMRLDALVLRAGFARTIAQARQLVVHRHIMVDGARVDRPSFRVSEGQLIHVHQRSETMTPFQVAAAGAHRDVLPAVPGYLDVSLDKLQARLVRRPKRSEVPVTCEEQLVVEYYAR; from the coding sequence GTGGCTAACAACACACGTGCACGCCGGCAGGCACGCGCATCGCGCGCCCTCGGCATTGCTTTGACCCCCAAGGCAGCAAAGTACTTCGAGCGTCGGCCTTACCCCCCGGGTGAGCACGGCCGCGCCCGTCGCAAGCAGGACAGCGACTACGCCGTACGTCTGCGCGAAAAGCAGCGTCTGCGCGCCCAGTACGGCATCCGCGAAGCACAGATGACCCGTGTCTTCGAAGAAGCCCGCCGTACCGCCGGCCTGACCGGTGAAAACCTGATCGAACTGCTCGAAATGCGTCTCGACGCACTCGTGCTGCGTGCCGGCTTTGCCCGCACGATCGCCCAGGCCCGCCAGCTGGTTGTGCACCGTCACATCATGGTCGACGGCGCCCGCGTGGACCGCCCGTCCTTCCGCGTTTCCGAAGGCCAGCTCATCCACGTGCACCAGCGCAGCGAGACCATGACGCCGTTCCAGGTTGCCGCAGCCGGCGCCCACCGCGACGTCCTGCCCGCCGTTCCGGGTTACCTCGATGTTTCCCTGGACAAGCTGCAGGCACGCCTCGTGCGTCGCCCGAAGCGCTCGGAAGTCCCCGTGACCTGCGAAGAGCAGCTCGTGGTGGAATACTACGCACGCTAA
- a CDS encoding replication-associated recombination protein A — MFSVDGDDDAEFDDAGAAPGTRVRPRSPLAVRMRPRTVDEVVGQQHLLGPGSPLRTLASSADERNPAGPSSVMLWGPPGTGKTTLAHVVARGAGRKFVELSAITAGVKDVRRVMEQALTDRDLHGVTTILFLDEIHRFNKAQQDALLPGVENRWVVLMAATTENPSFSVVSPLLSRSLLLTLKPLTEEDIAALLQRAVEDERGLAGRVTLSSEALEHLVRLAAGDARRGLTALEAAAGVAYSEKADDDDIPEVTLKHAEEALDVAALRYDRAGDQHYDITSAFIKSLRGSDVDAALHYLARMLESGEDPRFISRRLIISASEDVGMADPTALQTAVAAAQAVQLIGMPEGRIILAEAVVHIATAPKSNAAYNGINAAIADVRAGRGQGVPSHLRDAHYPGAKQLGHGKGYIYSHDSPHGVARQQYAPDDLVGKNYYEPTGNGVERDISARLERLRGIIRGEKS; from the coding sequence TTGTTCAGCGTAGACGGAGACGACGACGCAGAGTTCGACGACGCCGGGGCAGCCCCGGGCACGAGAGTGCGGCCGCGCAGCCCCCTGGCTGTGCGGATGCGCCCGCGCACGGTGGACGAGGTGGTGGGACAGCAGCACCTGCTCGGCCCCGGCTCCCCGCTGCGCACGCTGGCTTCCTCCGCCGATGAACGCAACCCCGCCGGACCTTCCTCGGTCATGCTGTGGGGGCCGCCCGGCACCGGCAAGACCACTTTGGCGCACGTCGTCGCCCGGGGTGCCGGGCGCAAGTTCGTGGAACTCTCCGCCATCACGGCAGGCGTCAAGGATGTCCGACGGGTCATGGAGCAGGCCCTGACGGACCGGGACCTGCACGGCGTCACCACCATCCTCTTCCTGGACGAGATCCACCGCTTCAACAAGGCCCAGCAGGATGCCCTGCTGCCCGGGGTGGAAAACCGGTGGGTGGTCCTGATGGCCGCCACCACGGAAAACCCGTCCTTTTCCGTGGTTTCCCCGCTGCTGTCCCGGTCGCTGCTGCTGACACTGAAACCGCTGACCGAGGAGGACATCGCCGCCCTGCTCCAACGCGCCGTCGAGGATGAACGGGGGCTGGCCGGACGGGTCACGCTTAGCTCCGAGGCGCTGGAGCACCTGGTCCGGCTGGCGGCAGGGGACGCCCGACGCGGCCTGACCGCGCTCGAGGCCGCCGCCGGCGTCGCCTACTCCGAAAAAGCGGACGACGACGATATCCCCGAAGTGACCCTGAAACACGCCGAAGAGGCACTGGACGTTGCGGCGCTGCGCTACGACCGCGCGGGTGACCAGCACTACGACATCACCAGCGCGTTCATCAAGTCCCTCCGGGGATCCGACGTCGACGCCGCCCTGCACTACCTGGCCCGCATGCTGGAATCGGGGGAGGACCCCCGGTTCATTTCCCGGCGGTTGATCATCTCGGCATCGGAGGACGTGGGAATGGCGGACCCGACCGCGCTGCAGACCGCCGTCGCGGCTGCCCAGGCCGTCCAGCTGATCGGCATGCCCGAAGGGCGGATCATCCTGGCGGAGGCGGTGGTGCATATTGCCACCGCACCGAAATCCAACGCTGCCTACAACGGCATCAACGCGGCCATCGCCGATGTGCGGGCCGGGCGCGGGCAGGGCGTTCCGTCCCATCTGCGCGATGCCCACTACCCGGGCGCGAAGCAGCTGGGACACGGCAAGGGGTACATCTATTCGCATGACTCCCCGCACGGCGTCGCACGCCAGCAGTACGCGCCGGATGACCTGGTCGGAAAAAACTACTACGAACCCACCGGCAACGGAGTGGAGCGCGACATTTCCGCCAGGCTGGAGCGGCTTCGGGGAATCATCCGGGGCGAGAAGTCCTGA